Genomic window (Chryseobacterium sp. H1D6B):
AAGAAATATTGGCTTCTGCTGTTCCGTGATAAAGAAAATCAGGCGGTCGCTGCGGGATTAAAGCTAAATTAATTTCAATAGAATGTCCCTGGCTTGCTCTGATTCTGGATTTATCTTCATTAAAAGCAAATCTTTTTTTAGCATTGGTCTGTACAATTTCATCCAGTTCCTCAAATGTGAAACCTGTAGAATTATCCATTGATTTTTTAATCAGTTCATCAACATCTGCCCATCCGTTTTCATCCAAATTCAAATCAATGATTTCCGGATGGTGCCTGAGAACGTAACTCAGGAATTTGCTTATTTTTTTCTTTTCTATTTCATTCATAATTTCTTAAAATATTATCCTGCCATATTTATAAGTTTATCAAACAGCAGCTTCATTCCTCTTGTCGCCGTTTCTTTCATCACAACAGCTCTTTTCCCGTAGCCGAATTCTGTTTCATTAGGATTAATTACAACCAATAAACAATCATCTTTTATTTCATGAATCAATCCTGCAGCAGGATACACCTGCAGAGAAGTTCCGATAACCACTAAAATGTCTGCTTCTTTTACCATTTCTTTTGCCGTCTGATACAATGGAACATCTTCCCCGAACCAGACGATAAAAGGTCTTAATTGAGCTCCGTCATCTGCTTTATCTCCGATATTGATATCCTCTTTTTGTTCGTACACTAAATTTTTATTGCTGCATGAGCAGGATTTAAATAATTCTCCGTGAATATGAAGAATATTTGTAGATCCAGCTCGTTCATGAAGATCATCTATATTTTGTGTAATGATCTGGACATCGAAATACTTTTCTAGGTCTGCTAATAATTTGTGGGCTTCGTTAGGTTCAACTTCATGAAGCTGACGGCGTCTCTGGTTATAAAATTCCAGTACCAAAGCTCTGTCTTTTCTCCATCCTTCCGGGCTTGCTACATCTGTTACATTATGATTCTCCCAAAGGCCGTCTCCGTCTCTGAAAGTTTTTATTCCGCTTTCGGCACTGATTCCTGCACCGCTTAATATGGTTAGTTTTTTCATTGGTTTTCTTCTAATAGTTTCTTGTAAATTTCTTCATTCTCTTCATCAAAACATACAAAAATAACTTTCTCAATTATTTTAGACTTAAAATCCTTTACAGTCTGAACAGCAATTTCTGCCGCTAAGTCTTTAGGAAATCTATATATTCCTGTACTTATATTAGGAAAAGCTATTGTCTTTACATCAAGGCCTTCTGCCAGTTTTAAAGAATTTTCATAACAATCTGATAAAAGTTTTGATTCTTTTTCTTCATTTCCATTCCAAACCGGCCCGACTGTATGAATGACATATTTTGAAGGAAGATTACCTGCCGAAGTTACCACCGCCCCGCCCGTTTTACATTTTCCCTGCTTATTTCTGATCTGCATGCATTCCTCTAAGATCTGCTTTCCGCCAGCCCGATGGATGGCTCCGTCAACTCCACCCCCTCCAAGTAAGGACGAGTTTGCAGCGTTGACAATTGCATCGGCTTTTATTTTAGTGATGTCTGCTTTTATTATTTCAATGACTGGTTTCATTTAATTTTAGTTTTTTATTCAGATTTTCATCTTTAAATAATAATGGCCGTTCCTCTGGAACTAGTAAGTCTTCTAAATTATTATCTAAAATCAATTGATACTGCTCTTTTACAAAAACTGAAATATCTTCAATTAAAATAATATCTTCTTTGGCAAAAGACTTTACAAAATCATTTCTCAATCCAATTTGTATTGCTTTTCTTTCCATTTTATTTCCAAATGGATCGTGATCCGGATCCCATTGAAGTCTTACAGAAGAATTTTTTATTTCAGTCTGCCATTCGCCTTTTGAAATTCCTAGATTTATGTGATAAGAAGAATAAACTGCATTTTCTAAATACTTTTTAAAAGCTTCAAATTTCAAATGGATTGCTAAAACAGATTCTTGATCTTCTTTTATTCCCCATCCATTTCTATACATCATCCAAAGAAAATTTGGCTTAATCCAAGTCATTCTTTCCAAGCTGAATCCTGCTCCAAAATATTGATTTTTAACAGCGAATTCACCAATTTCTTTTCTGTAAGACTGATAAACGATAATTTCTCCTTCATCATACTGTGCCATGATATGATGCCCTTTTTCAGGCCAATATTGTAGTTATTCTTTATATTTTTTTAGTTTTAGTTTCATTTTATATCTTCAAATAATTTTAGCAGTTCGTAATTTTTAGTGAGAACAGCAAAAACAACTTTCTTAAATTTGTTTTTATAATTTCCTTGTAAATGTTTCTTAAATAACTGAGCAATATCTTTGGGATCATTCCTGAAAACGCCACATCCCCAAGCTCCTAAAATCAAGGTTTGATTTCCTTGTTTTAAAGCAAGCGCAAGCATTTTATCAATTCTTGTATCCATTGCATCAAATATTTCATCCGTTCTGTTTGGTTCCTGTCGCTTGACAACACCTGCATTTACCGCTGCAGAAGTAATAAAATTACAAAATACAGGTTTAGATAATAATTCTCCTTTATCTTTTCTGAAAACCGGCACTTTTGGGCTGTAAATCATATGGTCCGTATAGAAACATGATTCTAATCCTCGGTGGGTCTTATAAAAGTTTTCAGCTTCAAGCTGACTCGCATATAAAGCTGAAGTCCTCGCCAGACTTTCTTCCTGAGCTTCAGCCCCACTCATAAATCCTCCTCCTGGATTTTTTGCAGATGCAAAATTCAGGCACATCAATTTTTCATTGTTTTCTTCCTCGGCTAATTTTAAAATTGCCTTCAAAGAACTGCAGTTCCAGATTTCAATATGAGTTTCTAAATCTGCATGAGAATTTATATTTTTAGTTAATTCTAAAAGTTCTTCAGAGGTGAATAGAACAGTTTCTTTTTTACAGACTTCTATTTCATGCTCCAGATTCACTTTTTCATTCTGAATATTTATATAATATTTCTTGGCCAAGATCTCCAAAGTATCTTTTGCCATTCCTTTATTTGTCATCGTTCTTTTTTAATTTTAATAGCAAGTTTTCTATTTCTGCATTTTCAGATCTTTTAAAATCTTCCCCTATAAATGCTTTCAAAACTTCTATTTTTCCAACAATAGCTTTATTAAATGTTTCTAAATCCTCTGAAGGAATCCATAATTCATTATGATTTCTTGCTCCTACATTTTGAGCAGGATATTTATTCGTTTCACCTTCCAGAACTTCAAACTTTGTTACAAAGCCTAAATAATTTCCTGACTCATCTCTTGTATTCCATTTTTCAGCAATTTCTGAAGCATAATCTTCATCTAAAACAGGATAAAAAATAGGCTGCCATTCTAACCGTGGAGGAAACTTTTTATACTCATTTTCGATTATTAAAATCATCTCCTTTTCTCCTACTGGTCTGTAAAATGTTTTTGTTTTCATTTTTATTACTTTTCTAATTAATCACCAAAACCGCCTCTTCATCAGAAAGCCTGATCTCAACAGTCGCTCCACTATTAAACTGCAGAAAATCCTGCTCTATTCCGTCACTGAAAATAAACCCGTTATTCGGCATTAAAGATTCTATAATAAGTTTATTCCCCTTTTTAATTGCCCCTCCACAAATTTCCGTTTCTGTTTTAATGCTTTTAAACGGTTCTCTAACTGCAAAATACAAATCTTCTTCATTCAGTTTGGGATATTTTATTTCTTTTGAACCTAAAATTCCATAGGCCATATTAAAAATTGAACTCAGCCAGCCTGTACTTCCTGTTTTGGTAGAAACGATTATGCCGCTTGAAGAATGAGTTTCCTCTTTTCCGTCCAACATAATTTTATATCTCGCTGAACTATGGGAAGAGATTCCTATGAAGAGATCATTAACTGCTAATAATCTTTGTCCGTCATTCAAAACGGCTTCCGCAAACTTCATTCTCTTTGAACTAAAACTTTCGTTTATTACGGAATTGATACCATTTAAAAAATTTTGGACATTAAAAGGGAGCAGCACACCGTCATATCTTTCTACGTCAGGATTAATCGCTACTATCGGAATATTTTTAGAATATTTAGCCACATTCGCTACCAACCCGTCCTGACCAACAACGACAATTAAGTTATTTTCAGAGAAAATATAAGAAGGGACAAATTCTCTCTCTACCACCTTATTTTTAATCACTTTTGAAAGCTTGGTCTGAATTTCAAGAAAAGACAGATAAAATCTTTCATGTTCCTTGACATATTCCTGAAAATCTCCTCCGGAACTTTCAATGTAAAACTGAGCCTGGGCTTTCGTATTGAATCTCTCGATCAAAGATTCAAGTCTCGTTTTATTCTTGATGATGATGGCATAATCTATTTTCATTTCTCCTTATTTTTCAATGAGCAGTGTTTCTAACAGATCCGGACTAATATTCAGATTTCCAATTTTGTTTGCATTTTCAGCTAATTCTCTGAAAGCTAAAGCGATATTTGATCTTGCATCTTGTTTTCCGTTCAGAGCGCTCAGCACCCTCCAGTCCATCTCTTTGTAAGGTTTTAAAGAAGTTTCCAATACATACCCCTGCGTTTCTGCTTCTTTTCTGTCGTTGTCTGTTTTTTGTCCGATCAGCTGTTTTCTCTGGTTCTCGACAGAAATATCTGCTGCAATTTTCATCTCTCTTAAAATTCTTTTATTTTCTTCCTGCTGCACTTCCGTCTCCATTCTTTTTTCCTCGATCTGTTTTTGTTTTTCTTCAACAGCAATTTCTGTATTCAATTCAGATTCTTTGATCTTTCTTTCCTGTTCCACGGCAAAATTTCTTCTCTCATAGATGGCTTCATCGGCCTGCTGCTGTAGTTTTTCTCTGGTTTCTGTTTCCAGCGCTCTTGCCATTTCAGGAGTGGTCTGAACTGCGAGAATATTCACTCCTAGGATTTCAATTCCCATCGTCTGTACAGATTCTGAAGATTTTAACCCTTCCAAAATATTTCCTTCAATTTTTTTTGCAGAACGGATGGCATCTTTTAAGCTCAATTCATGGATAAATGATGACGTAGAGGTCTGTGCAAGATTGATAATTCTTTGATTCAGTTTCTCTATATCATTCTTTTTATATACTCCGGCTTCATTCACTGTAAAATCCAGCGTATTTGAAAGCGCTTTCGGATCTGTAATCTTATAACTTATCTGCCCTTGAATCTTTACGGTCTGATAATCGAATGTATTTTCATTAAAAATAAACGGCAGATCATTACTTCCCATCGGTATGGCAGCAATTGAACTGTTCGGTGTAAAATAAAAGAATGACAAGCCTCTTCCTTCTCTCGCTATTTTTCCATTTTTAAAATGAAGAACATACGTCATTGAATCGAATTTGATGTGTCTGAAACCAAACATAGCTTTAAGTTTTAAATTAATATTTGTGTTATTTTAACGCTAATCCAAAAATACATTATTGCGTTATTTTTACACAAATTTAAAACAACAATACTATTCATGCAAATTTATTTGTGTTTATTTTACACTAATTAAATATAACATAACATATCTGTCTGATTTTCAACAACAAAAAATTTAAGCTAATTTAATTTCGAAATAAAATCCGGCTTCTTCCAGCTCTTTATATTTTTCCTGATTAAAGGTGAAAAGCTTACCAGGCCGGCCGCTTCCTTCTTTTTTCAATTTGTCGGTTTCATTCAGAAGTCCGTAACTCATAATCTTCTTACGGAAGTTCCTGCGGTCAATTTCCTGCCCGATAATTGTTTTATAAAGGTTTTCAAGGTCTGAAAAAGGGAATTCTTCATTAAGAAGATTGAAGCCTATAGGCTGAAACAGGATCTTTGTACGGAGTCTTTTTAATGCGGTATCAATTATACTTTGGTGGTCGAAAGCAAGCTTTGGAAGTTTATTTACACTAAACCACTGCGCATCTTCTGCATCGGAATCTGCAAAAAGATCATGATAAGACGGGTTTACAAGGCCTAAATAAGCTATAGAAACCACTCTATTCCTTGGATCTCTCCCTACGTTACCGAAAGTATAAAGCTGTTCTAAAAAATCAGGTTTTATGCCTGCTTCTTCATACAGTTCTCTTTTTACAGCATCATCAAGATTCTCATTATCTAAAACCAATCCTCCAGGCAGTGCCCATCCCCCTTTGAAAGGTTCTATCTTCCTTTTAATTAAAAGAATCTGAAGGTCCTTTTTATCAAAGTATCCGAAAATAACAGCGTCTACCGCTACTTTTATATCCTGCATAGTATAGTTTGCGTTATGAGTACACAAAGTTATGCTATTTAAATGTGAATATTCAAATTAATTCCGGGAAAACCCCATATAGAATCCGTAAATTTACCTTTATTTATTTCAAAATATGTTTGAGCTTTGTTCTATAAAAAGGCAGTCTCCGAAAAGCCTGAACAGAGTAGGAATTTTAATTTTAAACTTATAACCCAATGAAAACAAAAACGTTAGTATTAATTGGAGCCGTGGTAAGTATCGTATTTATATTTTCCCAGCTTAAACCACAGGACTATCCCTTCTACAAGGAAAATAAAAACTATGTAGTAGACAGCAACTATCTGATCAAAGATGTAAAAAAACTATCCCCAGATGATGTAAAAACCTTAATGAAATTCCAAACCACCTATAGAAGAACTTTAGGAAAAAACTATCTCGTAAATGTCATTAACAGACAAAATATTCTACGCGGATGTCTTATGAAAGCCAATATCGACTGGACAAAATACGGCAACCTTAAAGACAGAGTTCAAGAAATATTAGCAAAATATGGGGCGAAAGAATTAAATACAAATTATTATTCTATCCAAAACAATCAGGTGGTAACAAACGCTGTACTGCTTAAAGATAAAGACCTGGTTTCATTAAATAAATTATCCGTAAAAGGTGCCAATGAAGTAACCATCTGCGGTGATTATATGAAATCTGTAAGAATATCAAGACTTCTAAGAGCTACAAGAATGGAGACAAGGTTTGATCCAAAAGTGAATGTAAAAATGAATGAGATTCTAGCTCAATACAAATAAAAGATAAAGGCTGTTTTTCAACATAAGGCAGCCTTTTTCAAAAAACGAAAACAATGAAAAAGAAAATTCAGTTATTGGGAATATTTGCTCTGCTGCTTTTGGTTTTTACTATTGGTGTAAAGGGAACATTTGACGGATATTATGGTTTCTATTATGAAAACAAGCCTTATGAAAAACCTTTTGTTTACAAGGCATCAGAAAATATTATCCAGTCTCAGGCTGTAAGCATGTTTGCTTCTTATACGGGATTTGATACAGGATACGGCTTTTATGCCCCCAATGTTGCAAGCGATTTCGTTCTCACCTTTGAACTGAAAGATAAGAACGGAAATACCATTGATGAAAAAGCAATGCCTTCCTTTCAAAAGAAAGAAAGCATCGTAAGATATACTACCATTTTTAATTTATTTCTCGATAAAATTTCTGGTGAAAAAAATAAATTTGACAATAAATACTATCAATATTTAGATCTGATTATCAAAGAAATAGCATTAAGTGTAATGAAAAAAAATGCAAATGCTTCACAGGTAACCGCCAGATTGTATCTGTATGATTATCCAAGTATTACTGATTATAAAAAAGGAAAAAATAAAGAAGACCTTATTCTTGTCAATGAATTCAAATATTAACACCATGGAAAAGCTGAGCACCATTTATTTAAAAATTGAAAACTTTTTTTTGAAAAAAACAATCAGACAGAGTTTCTGAGCTTTTTCAGAATTTCTATAGGTTTAATTATTTTACTGCATTTCACAGCAACATTAGCTGATTTTGAGGTTTTCTTTTCCAGCCAGGGAATTATTCCTCAGGACATTATGAATGTTTTCACCCCGGAATGGCTCATTACATTTCCAAAAATTGTTAGTTTTTTTCAATCCCTTGGTATTTCTGAAGCATCAACGATTGTCATAACTAAAGTATCATTTGTTATGCTTTGTCTTTGTATTATCACTGGTTTTTATGCAAGAACAGCTTCTTTTTTATTACTCCTGCTGCAGATTGCACTGCTTAAAGGAAGTTCTTTTTTCGTGTATGGAGCTGATTTTTTTACCAGTATGTCTTTATTTTATCTGATTCTTTTCCCTTCTGATAAAAATTTTTCTCTCAGAAATTTCTTATTCAAAAGAAAAAATCGAAATGTAAATCCAACACCTACAAAAAGATTATTTCAGATACATATCAGCATGGCGTATTTTTTCTCTGGACTCGATAAACTCTTAGGTTTCAACTGGTGGAATGGAGAATCTATCTGGAAAGCTGTCCATCTTCCCTATTCAAACAGAGATCTGAACATTGATTTTTCGTGGTTTGCGGAGCATTCTTATCTACTGGTGATCATCGGCTGGTCAACGATTATTATAGAAATCTGTTATCCATTTTTTATATGGCATAAAAAAACCCGAAGAACCTGGCTTATGCTTACTATTTCAATGCATTTAGGGATTTCGGTGGTGCTTAATTTATACTACTTCTCAGCGATCATGATCATCTGGAACCTGACGAATTTTTACTTTGAAGAACAGCGCATACGTGTCAGAAAGGATATAGCTATTCCTTTAAATAATGGTTTAGAAACAGCTTAATCTTAAAATTAGTTTTAAAAATAAAAAGACCGGTAAAATTTACCGGTCTTTTTTATACTTAATCGTTTAGTTTTAATACTGCCATGAACGCTGACTGCGGGACTTCTACCCTTCCAATCTGCTTCATTTTCTTCTTACCTTCTTTCTGCTTCTCCAAAAGTTTACGTTTTC
Coding sequences:
- a CDS encoding RNA 2'-phosphotransferase, with amino-acid sequence MNEIEKKKISKFLSYVLRHHPEIIDLNLDENGWADVDELIKKSMDNSTGFTFEELDEIVQTNAKKRFAFNEDKSRIRASQGHSIEINLALIPQRPPDFLYHGTAEANISSILEKGIEKRSRQHVHLSSDKETAVNVGMRHGKPIILTIRTKEMFEDGIEFYLSENGVWLTDFVNSKYISK
- a CDS encoding NAD-dependent deacylase, giving the protein MKKLTILSGAGISAESGIKTFRDGDGLWENHNVTDVASPEGWRKDRALVLEFYNQRRRQLHEVEPNEAHKLLADLEKYFDVQIITQNIDDLHERAGSTNILHIHGELFKSCSCSNKNLVYEQKEDINIGDKADDGAQLRPFIVWFGEDVPLYQTAKEMVKEADILVVIGTSLQVYPAAGLIHEIKDDCLLVVINPNETEFGYGKRAVVMKETATRGMKLLFDKLINMAG
- a CDS encoding O-acetyl-ADP-ribose deacetylase; translation: MKPVIEIIKADITKIKADAIVNAANSSLLGGGGVDGAIHRAGGKQILEECMQIRNKQGKCKTGGAVVTSAGNLPSKYVIHTVGPVWNGNEEKESKLLSDCYENSLKLAEGLDVKTIAFPNISTGIYRFPKDLAAEIAVQTVKDFKSKIIEKVIFVCFDEENEEIYKKLLEENQ
- a CDS encoding DUF4291 domain-containing protein, giving the protein MAQYDEGEIIVYQSYRKEIGEFAVKNQYFGAGFSLERMTWIKPNFLWMMYRNGWGIKEDQESVLAIHLKFEAFKKYLENAVYSSYHINLGISKGEWQTEIKNSSVRLQWDPDHDPFGNKMERKAIQIGLRNDFVKSFAKEDIILIEDISVFVKEQYQLILDNNLEDLLVPEERPLLFKDENLNKKLKLNETSH
- a CDS encoding TIGR02452 family protein, which encodes MTNKGMAKDTLEILAKKYYINIQNEKVNLEHEIEVCKKETVLFTSEELLELTKNINSHADLETHIEIWNCSSLKAILKLAEEENNEKLMCLNFASAKNPGGGFMSGAEAQEESLARTSALYASQLEAENFYKTHRGLESCFYTDHMIYSPKVPVFRKDKGELLSKPVFCNFITSAAVNAGVVKRQEPNRTDEIFDAMDTRIDKMLALALKQGNQTLILGAWGCGVFRNDPKDIAQLFKKHLQGNYKNKFKKVVFAVLTKNYELLKLFEDIK
- a CDS encoding ADP-ribosylation/crystallin J1; its protein translation is MKTKTFYRPVGEKEMILIIENEYKKFPPRLEWQPIFYPVLDEDYASEIAEKWNTRDESGNYLGFVTKFEVLEGETNKYPAQNVGARNHNELWIPSEDLETFNKAIVGKIEVLKAFIGEDFKRSENAEIENLLLKLKKNDDK
- a CDS encoding NAD(+)/NADH kinase — protein: MKIDYAIIIKNKTRLESLIERFNTKAQAQFYIESSGGDFQEYVKEHERFYLSFLEIQTKLSKVIKNKVVEREFVPSYIFSENNLIVVVGQDGLVANVAKYSKNIPIVAINPDVERYDGVLLPFNVQNFLNGINSVINESFSSKRMKFAEAVLNDGQRLLAVNDLFIGISSHSSARYKIMLDGKEETHSSSGIIVSTKTGSTGWLSSIFNMAYGILGSKEIKYPKLNEEDLYFAVREPFKSIKTETEICGGAIKKGNKLIIESLMPNNGFIFSDGIEQDFLQFNSGATVEIRLSDEEAVLVIN
- a CDS encoding SPFH domain-containing protein; the protein is MFGFRHIKFDSMTYVLHFKNGKIAREGRGLSFFYFTPNSSIAAIPMGSNDLPFIFNENTFDYQTVKIQGQISYKITDPKALSNTLDFTVNEAGVYKKNDIEKLNQRIINLAQTSTSSFIHELSLKDAIRSAKKIEGNILEGLKSSESVQTMGIEILGVNILAVQTTPEMARALETETREKLQQQADEAIYERRNFAVEQERKIKESELNTEIAVEEKQKQIEEKRMETEVQQEENKRILREMKIAADISVENQRKQLIGQKTDNDRKEAETQGYVLETSLKPYKEMDWRVLSALNGKQDARSNIALAFRELAENANKIGNLNISPDLLETLLIEK
- a CDS encoding NUDIX domain-containing protein, which gives rise to MQDIKVAVDAVIFGYFDKKDLQILLIKRKIEPFKGGWALPGGLVLDNENLDDAVKRELYEEAGIKPDFLEQLYTFGNVGRDPRNRVVSIAYLGLVNPSYHDLFADSDAEDAQWFSVNKLPKLAFDHQSIIDTALKRLRTKILFQPIGFNLLNEEFPFSDLENLYKTIIGQEIDRRNFRKKIMSYGLLNETDKLKKEGSGRPGKLFTFNQEKYKELEEAGFYFEIKLA
- a CDS encoding HTTM domain-containing protein, coding for MNVFTPEWLITFPKIVSFFQSLGISEASTIVITKVSFVMLCLCIITGFYARTASFLLLLLQIALLKGSSFFVYGADFFTSMSLFYLILFPSDKNFSLRNFLFKRKNRNVNPTPTKRLFQIHISMAYFFSGLDKLLGFNWWNGESIWKAVHLPYSNRDLNIDFSWFAEHSYLLVIIGWSTIIIEICYPFFIWHKKTRRTWLMLTISMHLGISVVLNLYYFSAIMIIWNLTNFYFEEQRIRVRKDIAIPLNNGLETA